The genomic segment CATGGTGGCGCGTGGACGCGGCCACGTGGTCAACATCGGCTCGGTCGCCGGGCGCGAGACGTACCCCGACGGGGCCGTCTACTGCGCCTCCAAGGCGGCGGTGGACCGCATCACCCGGGGTCTGCGCATGGACCTTCTCGGCACGGGCGTGCGGGTCTCCACGGTCGACCCGGGCCTCGTCGACACCGAGTTCAGCACGGTGCGCCTCCACGGCGACCGCGACCGGGCCGAGGCCGTCTACGCCGGCATGATCCCGCTGACGGGCGACGACGTCGCGGAGGCGGTCGTGTGGGTCGCCGACCGTCCCGCCCACGTGCAGGTCGCGGAGGTCGTGATCCTGCCCGCCGCCCAGGCCTCGGCGACGCGCGTCGCCCGCGACGTGAACGGC from the Egibacteraceae bacterium genome contains:
- a CDS encoding SDR family NAD(P)-dependent oxidoreductase, which codes for MLVDATVLVTGASSGIGEACARAFAAAGARLLLCARREERVRALAGRLDAETHPFRLDVRDREAVNAAVEGLPEGWRTIDVLVNNAGLAAGLAPLHEGDPDDWDRMLDTNVRGLLNVTRAVTPGMVARGRGHVVNIGSVAGRETYPDGAVYCASKAAVDRITRGLRMDLLGTGVRVSTVDPGLVDTEFSTVRLHGDRDRAEAVYAGMIPLTGDDVAEAVVWVADRPAHVQVAEVVILPAAQASATRVARDVNGAH